A genomic segment from Malus domestica chromosome 05, GDT2T_hap1 encodes:
- the LOC103408740 gene encoding oligopeptide transporter 3 — MASKNPSDPEKAPKGTNGAGDHYPHHDFPESDGHEPCKIEEVALVVPETDDPTMPVMTFRAWFLGITSCTILIFLNTFFTYRTQPLAISAILMQITTLPIGKFMASALPRREHSLLGWRFSLNPGPFNIKEHVIITIFANCGISYGGGDAYSIGAITIMKAYYKQSLSFILSLVIVLTTQVIGYGWAGILRRYLVDPVEMWWPSNVAQVSLFRALHEKDHKAKGLTRMQFFLIALTASFLYYALPGYLFPILTFFSWVCWAWPHSITAQQIGSGYNGLGVGAFTLDWAGISAYHGSPLVTPWTSILNVGVGFVIFIYIIMPLCYWKFNTFDAQTFPIFSNKLFTSTGHKYDTTKILTPQFDLNIDAYNSYGKLYLSPLFALSIGSGFARFTATLVHVALFHGSAILKQSKSAMKNAKMDIHEKLMKNYKQVPEWWFLVLLTVSIILSLVMSFVWKETVQLPWWGLLFAFVLSFIVTLPVGVIQATTNQQPGFDIIAQFMIGYVLPGKPIANLLFKIYGRISTVHALSFLSDLKLGHYMKIPPRCMYTAQLVGTLVSGVVNLAVAWWMLESIDNICDVESQNPNSPWTCPKYRVTFDASVIWGLIGPRRLFGPGGLYRNLVWLFLVGVFLPVPIWVMSKIFPDKKWIPLINMPVILYGFAGMPPATPTNIASWLITGGIFNYFVFKYHKRWWQKYNYVLSAALDAGTAFMGVLLFFALQNPKHELKWWGTTLDHCPLATCPIAPGIHVDGCPVF, encoded by the exons GCTGGTGGTGCCGGAGACCGACGACCCGACGATGCCGGTGATGACATTCAGGGCATGGTTCTTGGGGATAACTTCCTGTACTATCCTAATCTTCCTCAACACCTTCTTCACCTACCGCACGCAGCCGCTGGCGATCTCGGCCATTCTCATGCAGATTACTACTCTGCCCATCGGGAAGTTCATGGCCTCCGCTCTCCCCCGCCGCGAGCACAGCCTCCTTGGGTGGCGGTTCAGCCTCAACCCCGGGCCCTTCAACATAAAGGAGCATGTTATTATTACCATTTTTGCGAATTGTGGGATTTCTTACGGTGGGGGTGATGCCTACTCGATTGGCGCAATCACCATTATGAAGGCTTATTACAAGCAGAGCTTGAGCTTTATCCTTAGCCTCGTTATCGTCCTCACCACTCAG GTGATTGGGTATGGATGGGCTGGGATTCTCAGGAGGTACTTGGTCGACCCGGTGGAAATGTGGTGGCCTTCCAACGTTGCTCAGGTTTCTCTGTTTAG AGCACTCCACGAAAAAGACCATAAAGCGAAAGGCCTTACCCGGATGCAGTTTTTCCTCATTGCCTTGACAGCAAGCTTTCTCTACTATGCACTCCCTGGCTATCTTTTCCCCATCTTGACGTTCTTCTCATGGGTCTGCTGGGCTTGGCCACACAGTATCACAGCTCAGCAGATAGGCTCAGGTTACAATGGACTTGGTGTTGGTGCCTTCACCCTCGATTGGGCTGGGATTTCTGCTTATCACGGCAGCCCCCTCGTCACGCCATGGACTTCCATTCTCAATGTTGGGGTTGGATTTGTCATCTTCATCTACATCATTATGCCTCTTTGTTACTGGAAGTTTAACACTTTCGATGCTCAGACGTTCCCTATATTTTCCAACAAGCTCTTCACTTCTACTGGGCATAAATACGACACTACCAAGATCTTAACACCCCAGTTTGATCTTAATATTGATGCCTATAATAGTTACGGCAAGCTTTATCTTAGCCCCCTTTTCGCTTTGTCCATTGGATCAGGATTTGCAAGATTTACTGCAACCCTCGTTCATGTGGCACTGTTTCACGGAAG TGCTATTTTGAAGCAAAGCAAATCGGCAATGAAGAATGCGAAAATGGATATCCAtgagaaattgatgaaaaattaCAAACAAGTGCCTGAGTGGTGGTTCCTTGTTTTGTTAACGGTGAGCATCATCCTGTCCTTGGTGATGTCTTTTGTGTGGAAAGAAACTGTGCAGCTGCCATGGTGGGGTTTGCTGTTTGCCTTTGTCTTGTCTTTTATCGTAACCCTCCCTGTTGGAGTCATTCAAGCTACCACTAACCAA CAACCTGGATTTGATATCATAGCACAATTCATGATTGGGTATGTTCTACCAGGAAAACCAATTGCAAACTTgcttttcaaaatttatggacGAATCAGCACTGTCCACGCTCTTTCTTTCCTGTCTGACCTCAAACTTGGGCACTATATGAAGATTCCACCTCGGTGCATGTACACTGCTCAG CTGGTGGGAACTCTAGTTTCCGGTGTTGTGAACCTTGCAGTTGCATGGTGGATGCTGGAAAGCATCGACAACATATGCGATGTTGAATCCCAAAATCCAAACAGCCCGTGGACTTGTCCTAAATACAGAGTCACCTTCGATGCTTCTGTTATATGGGGTCTGATTGGACCAAGGCGACTGTTTGGACCTGGAGGATTGTATAGGAACTTGGTGTGGCTATTCCTTGTTGGAGTTTTCTTGCCAGTTCCAATCTGGGTAATGAGCAAAATCTTCCCAGACAAGAAATGGATTCCCTTGATCAACATGCCAGTCATCCTTTATGGCTTTGCGGGGATGCCACCTGCAACTCCCACTAACATAGCAAGCTGGCTTATCACTGGAGGTATCTTCAACTACTTTGTGTTCAAATACCACAAGCGCTGGTGGCAGAAATACAACTACGTCCTGTCTGCAGCGTTGGATGCTGGTACAGCTTTCATGGGCGTCCTCCTCTTCTTCGCCTTGCAGAATCCAAAGCACGAATTGAAATGGTGGGGGACTACACTCGATCATTGTCCTCTAGCGACATGCCCCATTGCACCAGGTATTCACGTTGACGGATGTCCAGTTTTTTAA
- the LOC103408742 gene encoding SNF1-related protein kinase regulatory subunit beta-2-like has product MGNVNGREDGGGSPSAAEEDSGAAGILQEGPAHGGRLVHGSAELMGQSPPHSPRATHSPLMFTPQVPVVPLQRPDEIQIPNNSWMQTSGFEDMCCEQGIPTMITWSYGGKDVAVEGSWDNWKTRLALQRSGKDFTIMKVLPSGVYQYRFIVDGQWRCSPDLPLAQDDAGNSYNLLDLQDYVPEDIGSISGFEPPQSPDSSYNNLQLGSEDFAKEPPSVPPHLQMTLLNAPSSYMEMPPPLSRPQHVVLNHLYMQRGKSGPSVVALGTTERFIAKYVTVVLYKSLQR; this is encoded by the exons ATGGGGAATGTGAATGGGAGAGAAGATGGTGGTGGAAGCCCCTCTGCGGCCGAGGAAGACAGCGGTGCCGCCGGCATCTTGCAGGAGGGCCCTGCCCACGGCGGCCGTCTTGTTCATGGCTCCGCTGAGTTGATGGGTCAATCACCTCCTCATAGCCCTAGGGCCACTCACTCCCCTTTGATGTTCACTCCCCAA GTCCCTGTGGTTCCCTTACAAAGACCAGATGAGATACAAATCCCAAACAACTCGTGGATGCAAACGTCGGGGTTTGAAGACATGTGCTGTGAGCAAGGAATTCCGACTATGATTACATGGAGCTATGGTGGGAAGGATGTAGCTGTGGAGGGATCATGGGATAATTGGAAGACAAG ATTGGCTTTACAGAGATCAGGAAAGGACTTCACTATTATGAAAGTACTGCCATCCGGTGTTTACCAATATAGGTTTATTGTTGATGGGCAGTGGAGGTGTTCTCCTGACTTGCCCTTGGCCCAAGATGATGCTGGCAATTCTTACAACCTTTTGGACTTGCAG GATTACGTTCCAGAAGACATCGGAAGCATTTCCGGCTTTGAACCTCCCCAGTCGCCGGACTCAAGTTATAACAACCTGCAGCTTGGATCTGAAGATTTTGCGAAGGAGCCCCCATCGGTTCCTCCACACCTACAAATGACACTGTTGAATGCACCTTCATCTTACATGGAGATGCCGCCTCCTTTGTCAAGACCTCAACATGTGGTACTCAATCATCTTTACATGCAGAGAGGGAAGAGTGGACCATCTGTAGTGGCACTCGGGACAACAGAGAGGTTTATAGCGAAGTATGTTACAGTGGTTCTCTACAAGTCCTTGCAGAgataa